The Amphiprion ocellaris isolate individual 3 ecotype Okinawa chromosome 12, ASM2253959v1, whole genome shotgun sequence region GACTAAGTGATGATGCAATTGGTATTCTATCCCAAACCTATCAAAAGTTTTCTGGTAAGGTTAATGATATCAGTGAGTACATACACACATGCCATGTATTTATAATGTATTCTTAATAGTATGTGttctgttttactgtgttgcagtgcagctcGATTTCTTGCCTTGtctaagacaaatttctcccaAGTGAGACAATAAAGTAAACTTGAACCTGAACTTGAGTAAATGTGCAGGAAAGAAACacttgtttttgggttttttttgcagctttttaaagtCCCAAGTCTTCCAAATATGTtcaagaaaagcaaagacagcGACCAAGATAGCTCCGCTACTGGTACAGAAGAAGAAACTTCCTTCAGCTCTGAGTACTCTGGAGAAAGGAGAGTGAGTCAAAGctaaagataaaaaagaaaatcaaagcaACATCTTGTGGTTGAAATATCATATTATTCATTAGGATCATGGGTAGCACAGTGatacagtggttagcactgtcacctcacaacTCAAAGGTCCTGGGTTCACTTTCTGGCttggggtctttctgcatggagtgtgcatgttctccctgtgcatgtgtggactTTCTCCCGCAGTTCAAAgtcatgctgaggttaattggtgattctaaattgtccgtaggtgtgaatgtgagtgtgcctggttgtttgtttctatgtagTGCTGTGatagacctgtccagggtgtcctctgtcTAAGTCAGCAGGAATAGACTCCACACGCCCcacaaccctacagaggataaatcGGTGTATAGataagggatggatggatggatgataaggATCATTTCAGTCTCATAACTCACTGAATCCtccgggatgaataaagtagatcttatcttatcttatccctTTTATGTGTTTACTTCCTTAAATTACCTTaaaatgtgtctgtctgtcctttaaaaaaatggaaatggaaGGATGCAGTCTGTATTTTGCTCCCTCAGGCCAGTAACGGAAGCATCAGCACAGACTGTGGCCTCATCGAGAACACCGCTGTAGCAGGAGAACTGGAGCTGGCTCTGGCCTACAATACCAACACGTCCAATCTGGAGATCACAGTTGGAACCTGCAGAAATCTCATTCATGGAGACAGCAAGAGGAGGAAGTGTCATCCGTGAGGACATCTTACTATTACATTGCGCATCACATATACTGTGACCCCATTTTCTCGTGTGTTGCTCAATTGAAACTTCAGCATCCTCCATTTATTTTGTATGTAGATATGTCAAACTCTGTGTGCTGCCAGACAAGAGTTACAAGCTGAAGACAACAGTTAAGAGAAACACAACTGATCCAGTTTACAATGAAGTTTTAAAGgtaaaaagacagaatatcATCAACCTCAGCTTCTGTATCATAACAGAGTTGGTTACCTGAAGTTCCTTATCTAATTTTTGACAGTATGACATAGAACACGATCTGCTGTTTGGAAAGAGACTGCAGGCTTCTGTGTGGCATTCAGGAACTCTGAGAAGAAAAGTGTTTCTGGGCGAGGTACTCATCCCACTGGATGGCTTGATGTTGGAGGACAAGACCTCGCAGTGCTTCAACTGGTATCCGCTTTGTCCGAAGCTAAAACAGGTAAACAGCTGTGGGTTTTACAGATCAGAAGAGAAACGTGCTACCTTAAATGTTCAATCTTTAAGCGGTAATTCTCAAATGGGggtctgtgaaaaaaaatcacatttattaaaattttcatgacacataaaaaacataccttttaaaaaatacttatcAGGGTGTCTCTGTATGTAACCAACCAGGGTGAGCTCCTGCACTTCAACGTCCTTCATTGTCTGCaagaaaaacataatttctgtcAGATACTTTAATGAtaatgtctgtgttttcattcagtgaAGCTTCCTTAAATTTGAACCAAATCTTGTAAATGTTGGCATGCACAAGTGCAAACTGTCACCATGGACAGTCTGCATTGTGTCGTTGTGTGTAGCTTACACACTAGGGTTTTGATCCTCATTgtgtcaaatgtattttttttgctacaGAATACTTTGCATCATCTTGGGTTGGTTTGTGGCTGACTTTTTTAACACTGACTTGAGTTTAAtcttacaatatatttttttaataataattctaCAACAGTTAATATTGCATTATTGagataaaacacaatgaaagcTCACATCTTAAATCCTACAAGACactaactgaaaatgttttgtctaaAATGTAATGAACATTTTTGGCTGACTCGTGGTTCTTTAAGCACTAGAGGTCAGCACAGCTTCTATTTTGTTCCCTCCATGACAATCATTTTGACTTGACTTTCTTACAGAGACATGAACACCAGGCCACATTGTAATTATCAACTAACTGTCCTTATCAAAGGTGCCAAATACCTTCCCATTAATGCAAACACTATTCAGATCACCTGTGTCAAAGTGTAAATAAACCTCCCTCCTCtgcatgtctctttgtgtgtccaCTTTTGTGTCTGCGGGTGTGTTATGTatgttttggtgtgtgtttatgaATGCATTAAAGAATGTAGGTGTTTAATAGACATGAAGATGTGTTTATATAGctatttctctctctgtgtgtgtttaggcgTCTGACTCAGGGAGCAGGCAGATAGATTGTCCAGACAACGACCATTTCGCAGTGTGAGTCCATGCTCTTTAGCTGCTGTTTGACCAGGGCATCTCTCTGAACCTGGACAAGGGGGACAACTCCTTTTCCTTCTCTAAGAGACCCCGAGGGGCTGAAATGGACCCTGATAACAACACAGATTAGCTTTTAACATCCTTAGTGACAAATTATATGGCAGCATTATATTTTTTTACCTCATCTATGACACATTTACAAGCACtatataaacaataaattatCAATTTATAATATAATGTATACAGCTCATTCTGTAAATTATTCTAATAGTTAATACATTATTGACACTGATTACACATACATATGTGtacatattttatatacatatgAGATGCCATATGTTTGTTTGTTCGTTATCACTACTGCCATAATCCTAATCAAAACAATGGCTACAGCCATGCGGACGTGTTTCAGGTGGTAGAGTAGGTTGTTCACTGTTCACAGGGTTAATGGTTCGACCCCTATCACATGCCAAACCGGCCTTGGGGTGACAGCTGTCATGGTGTCTATAGCCACTTTTACGTTTGTTGTTGtgacacatttgtttttaatgtttcaaaCACTTACAACATATCGTGCGTATAGTGATCATTTTGCTGGCTGAGTGTTGTATTCAGACTGCTGTATTCCTGAACTCCTAAATGAACAAACACATCTGTCGTAGAAGCACTGCAGGCACAAACAGTAACAGCTGGACATATCCATAGCAGACCTGTGGGGGCCTCCATTTTTTCCAGCATTGATAAGGAGAAAAAAGACGGTTGCAATGAAAGGAGTGGTGATATCACTGACCTGGAATTCTGTCAACCTTGCATTCTCCTggatcaccatggcaactggAAATGAGCTCTGTGGTCTCACCTATGTCAGGAGGAGATCATGGCAGCGCTCACTGTCACTGCCCTCTGACATGctcagtttatttatatttttggttATTTACATTCTGAAAAATGTAGAACATTGTGTTAGAACAGTATATTGCAGTAGGTATGAGCTACTATGAATAATGCATAGCTTCTACatgctttgtttttatgaagTATAACATGTATATGTCAGACTGAATAACTTCAGGATTAATAGACTGAAGCATAAACATGGCTCCTCTCAAATTCCGTCCACAGTAAATACATTTGTGGGATTATAGCCATGCTAGCTCT contains the following coding sequences:
- the LOC111574111 gene encoding synaptotagmin-like protein 3; translation: MDLSLLKVLEKERVMEVLRRDKQLRTVEEDRIRRMKHDLQELRMKGPKTFGRQYGERKCACCQSPLGKLWNSGAVCCGCSHRICSMCRVGAMKWKCKVCHAYREVKIRSGDWFLEEKAKKFPITTDKYETVGEELLKTYNVLSHISVVPPTPPPHLDYQILGRSGDLKNLKPFTKSMEDLMVSFASQIKKISTSHSDVHGHLLRVDKSQRRPHFHYSTQKSLSDTDISKSSNLFKVPSLPNMFKKSKDSDQDSSATGTEEETSFSSEYSGERRASNGSISTDCGLIENTAVAGELELALAYNTNTSNLEITVGTCRNLIHGDSKRRKCHPYVKLCVLPDKSYKLKTTVKRNTTDPVYNEVLKYDIEHDLLFGKRLQASVWHSGTLRRKVFLGEVLIPLDGLMLEDKTSQCFNWYPLCPKLKQVNSCGFYRSEEKRATLNVQSLSGNSQMGVCEKKSHLLKFS